TGAATTTCAGCTTCAATCTCGACATCAGAGGCAAGCGCGGAGAAGAAGCGATCGTTGAATTAGATGATTTTTTGAGCAATGCGCTGATGCTTGGTTTTAATGAATTACGCATTGTCCACGGAAAAGGGGATGGTATCCTGCGTCAACTGGTGCGTAATCATCTCAAATCCTACAAACAGGTAGGAAAAATGCAGGATGAGCATCCCGACCGGGGAGGAGCGGGGGTAACCATAGTGCAAATGCGGTAAGAATTGATAAATTGCGTCTGCTATTTACCCATTCCTTTACCTGCTATGCCTTTATTTAAAGATTCATTGCCAATTTTGGCGGTATTGATGATCAATATCATCCTTTCCGAGCGCTTGGCCCGGCTGCCCTATCTGCGCCACATGGGTACGGCCCTCATCGTCATTCTATTGACGGCGGTTACGTCCAACCTCGGCCTGATTCCGGCCTCTGCGGATTCTCCTCCGATCTACGATGGTATTTTTACCTACCTTGCCCCTATTTCTATTTTTTACTTGTTGCTGACGGTCAATCTGAAAGGATTGCAAAAGGCGGGTACGCCCATGATCGTCAGTTTTTTTCTGGGAACGGCGGGAACAATCCTGGGCGTTGTGGTTGGGATTTGGGCCATTGGCGGACTGAAAGGATTCGGAGAATTTTATTATGCCTTGGGAGGAATGTTTACGGGGACTTATATCGGCGGCAGTACCAATTTTAATGCTTTGGCTCTGCATTACGCAATTAACAAAGAAGGCAATGTGTACGCCGCCGCCGTGGCGGTAGATAATATCCTGACGGCCTTATGGATGGTGGCAACGCTGCTGTTACCCCAACTTTTCAATCGTTTTTTTCCTCGACGCATTGAATACAATCATACGGCCGAACAGGCTCATCAGTTTGAAAAAGACGCTTCAGCACAGGTCAGTGATGTAGAAACCTTTAATCCCCAGGATCTGGCGATATTGGTGGGCTTGGGAGCCGTAGGGTTATATGTTTCAAAACAATTGGCTGCTCTGATTCCGCAGGTTCCTCAGGTACTTATTTTGACTACGCTGGCGCTGGTGTTGGCACAGTTGCCCGTGGTGCAGCGTTTGCGCGGTATGAAAGTATTGGCTATGTTTTGCATCTATCTGTTTCTGGCAGTTATCGGTGCTTTTTGCGACATTGAAGCCTTGCTCAAAGACGGGCCTTTAGCCATCAGCATGATGGTTTTTGTTACAACGCTGATCGCCGTGCACGCAATCATTATTTTCGGAGTGGGTGCGTTAATGAAACAGGATTGGGATGTGTTATCCATTGCGTCACAGGCCAATATCGGAGGTTCTGCCTCGGCGTTGGCGTTATCCAAAAGCCTGAACCGCCCGGATCTGTACCTGCCGGGGATTCTTGTGGGGGCGTTGGGCAATGCCATCGGAACCTATTGCGGGCTGTTTGTGGCGGAATTTTTAAAAACGGTGTCTTGGTAATCATTTTAACTACACATCCATGCAGGGACCGATTGGGGTTTTTGATTCAGGCTACGGCGGACTTACCATTTTAAAAGAATTGGTAAAGCAACTGCCGCAGTACGACTACTTATATCTGGGAGACAATGCTCGGGCACCTTACGGTACACGCTCGTTTGACACCGTGTATCATTATACACTCGAATGCGTCAAACATCTTTTCTCGAAGGGGTGTCATTTGGTTATTTTGGCGTGCAATACCGCTTCGGCCAAGGCGTTACGGAATATTCAGCAACTGGATCTGCCGCATATTGCTCCGGAAAGGCGCGTATTGGGGGTTATTCGTCCTACCACAGAGGTAGTCGGTACGTTCACGGATACGAAGCACATCGGTATTTTCGCTACGGCCGGTACGGTATTGTCGGAGTCGTATTTGGTGGAGATAAAGAAATTTTTTCCTGACATAGAGGTTGCACAGGAAGCCTGTCCGATGTGGGTACCGTTGATCGAAAACGGGGAGTTTGACAGCGCCGGCGCGGATTATTTTGTCAAAAAACATGTCAAACATTTATTGGCGCAATCGCCCGAGATTGATGCTGTACTGTTAGGCTGCACGCATTATCCGTTGTTGATCAAAAAGATACGGCAGTTTTTACCGCCCTCGATTCGCATTATCAATCAGGCCGAAATTGTGGCGTACAGTTTATCAGACTATCTACAACGTCACCCCGAGTTGGAAGCGAAATGCAGCAAAAATGGCCAACGTACCTTTTATACCACCGACTCCACCGAGGCATTTGACCGTCAGTCAGCGGTATTTTTCGGGCAGGAAGTAAAAAGTTTACACCAGGATTTGGGCAAATGAGACAATTACTCTTCGGCCAATGTGCGTGACAAATTGATGCGATAGATGCCCAATGAAGGAATAGCGGCGGCCAAAATACCAATCAATATAGCTCCGCCCAGCAATAGGATCTCTTCGGGAAGGAGGCTGAAATCAGCAAATGAATAGTGATAATCGGATTCAGCAGCGCGACTGAACAGCCACAGCCCCACGCGACTGAGCAAAACACCGGCTCCGTAGCCGACTAATGCCAGCATGATTCCTTCCAACAGCAGCATGACAAAAAGCTTGGTGCGCGTTGCGCCCATGGAAAGCATCAGGGCCATTTCGTATTTACGTTCTTTCAGCGAATTGTAAAGAGAGATAAACACGCTCACGCCCGCAATGAGGATGATAATGAGCGCAATAGCGCGTAATGTATCAATACCGATGCCTAACAATGAAAACAAACGATTGATCTCAAAAGCTACCGAAGCGGCCTGCATTTTGGTGTTTTCGTTGATAAAGCGCGGTAAGGCTACCATACCCATTGGATTTCGGAATTTGACCAGCAGGCTGGTGATTTCCTGACTTGGATCGTCGGTATGGGCGGAGTCAGCATCTGCACCGGTGAGCATGTCCGTGACGTTGGCACCTTGGCCCGGCGCATCGGCGTGCTCGTGAATAGACCATACACTTGAAATATCGGTCAAAATAAGCTGGTCGATGACGGAATTATTGGTTTCAAAGATGCCGACTACCTTGTATTTTTTATTGCTGTGCACATCGTCCATGTTGTCAAAACCGTGCGCTCCCGAAAAGGTATCGCCGATTTTTAAGCCCGTTACGCTTGCGACTCTCGCTCCCAGTGTGGCTTCCATGGTGGTCGCAAACAACTTGCCTTCTTTGACGGTGGCTTCAAAGTGATTGGGGTATTTGGGGCTTGTTCCTACAATCCGGTACGACATATAATTATCGCCCATTGCCAGCGGAATGGCCGTTTTGACCAATGGGTTTTTCATGACCCGTTGGGCTTCGTCGAGCGAGACATTGCCCGTAGGAGAATCTATTTGGTAAATGCTCGATAAAATCAATTGCAGCGGGCTGCCTTTGGCCCCCACGACCATATCAATGCCTTTGATATTGCGGCGAAATTGTTCATCCAACTGCTTATTCAACAACAGCAACATCGAAATAATACCTATTCCAAGCGTCATCAGGAGTGCGCTTAGAAAACTGTTCAGCTTTTTATCTTTAAGATTGGCCCAGCTTATTTTGAAAAGGTTCATCGGAAGGATCATTAAATGGAATTGGTTTCCAAAATTAAGCACATATCTACGGATAGACATCAGGTAGCCCGCTTATTTTGTTGTTAAATGTGATTAGTTGATGTAAATCAGTGACTTGCCTTGATATTGGTCATCATTTGGATGTCATAATGCCGGTACATTTAACCATCATTTTTTATTTAACCAATGTACTACAATGAAAAAGATCTTAGTTCCAACTGATTTCTCCGGTTTTGCCCATAATGCTCTTGAAGTGGCGGCTGATTTAGCGCTTAAAACCAATGCCGAAATTATTTTGCTGCATGCCAACGAAAAAATGGTGACGGCAACGCCCATGGCAGAGTATTACCTTTACGACAAGGCCATCGAAGATGAGTACTTGGATATGGTGACCGAAAGCCTCAAAAAAACACTGGTAGAAATTGCTGACAACGGGAAGTTTGCGCGGGTGAAGATTCAAACGGCGGTTATTGGCGGACCAATGGTGGGTGTGATCGAAGATTTTGTGAAAGATCATGCCATTGATTTAGTGGTGATGGGAACGCGCGGGGTTTCGGGTATGGAAGAGTTTATTGTAGGCTCTAATACAGAAAAAGTAATTCGTCGCGTTAAATGTCCCGTTCTGGCTATTCCTAATTTACCTTCTTCATTCAATAAAATTGTATTTCCCACCACGCTGAAAGCAGATCAAATTCCCGCCTTTGCCGCTTTTGCTGAACTGCAAAACATTTTTAAAGGAGAGGTATCATTACTGTATATCAACGATCCGGGGCATTTTAAAAATACGGAAGCCATGGAAGCCCAAAAAGAATTTTTAGTGAAAGAATCGGGATTGAAAAACGCCGCATTGTTTATTTCTGACACCGAAGTATTCAATGAAGAAGATGCCATCCTGGATTTTGCTTATCAAAACAAGGCAGATCTGATCGTCATGGGTACGCACCAGCGTCGTGGGTTGGCCCATTTGTTTATGGGAAGCATGACCGAAGATACGGTCAATCACTCGGATATTCCGGTATTAAGCCTGAGTATCAAATAAGGTTTTCTCAGGACAAACTTACTTCCACAGGCCGACTGCTGTGGGTCAGCGGAAGGGACAGGAAAAAGGTAGTTCCTGTCCCTTCTTCTGTTTCAAACCAGATGGTACCGCCGGCATGCTCTACGCCGCGTTTGGCAATGGCCAGTCCCAAGCCTGAGCCATCCTGCTTGGTACTGAAATTAGGTAAAAAAACCTTCGCACGAATGGACTCCGGTATACCGTTTCCGTTGTCCTGTACTTCAATGTAAACGTTGCCTTCGTCTACCCGTAAACGCAGCAGAATTTCAGGGCGACGCCCCGGCGGAACGGATTGAATACCGTTGATGATCAGATTGGTAATGATACGGCCGATGAGCTGCCGGTCGCCGATCACATTCACTCTTCGGGTTTGAATATCGCGTCTAAGAATAATTTTGGTGTCGTCGGCGTACAGGTCGGCGGCTTTGTTCAGGACCGATGAAATCTCAAAAAGCTCATTTTTGGGCAGCGGCATTTTGGCAAAATCCGAAAACGACGTAGCAATGTCGCTGATGTTGTCGATCTGGTCGATCAATGACTCAAATGTACGTTTGATGCGTTCGTTCTGGGGCAAATTAGGCGGCAAGTCGCGCAGCATGGTTCGTTGAAGCTGCTGAATGGTGAGCTTCATCGGCGTTAACGGGTTCTTAATTTCGTGCGCTACCTGTTTAGCCATTTCGCGCCATGCCGATTGTTTCTCGTTTTTAGCCAGTTCTTCCTTGCTCTCATCCAATTTCTTCAACATTTGATTATACGAACCCACCAACAAGCCGATCTCATCGTCCGACTTCCAGTTGACCGGTTCATTGAGTTGATGCAGATTGATTCTGCGTATTTTCTGCGTCAAAATGCGGAGCGGAATGGTCAACAGATTGGAAGCCCAATACGAAATGGCTAAAAACAACAGAAACATGATCGCAAACACGCTCAGAATCGTTGAAATTACTTCAATGATTTGGCGGTCAAGTTCAGGTTTTGAGTCAAAATAAGGAATGCTTAAAATGCCTAAGGGTTTGCTGGTATTGCGGGCCCTGACGGTCACGTAGGCAGTGCGGTACTGTTTTTCGCCAAGCGACTCATCCAGTAGGATTTCGTTTTCGCGGTCTTGGAGCAAATGAATGTAGGCTTCAGGATTCAACCATTTGGACAATAGCTTAATTTCGTATATCAGCGGCTCGGTGGTAATGGTGAGATTGCCTTCTTGGTTAAAAAAATTGATGTCGACATTGGCGTCTCGGGCAATTTTCCCCAGTTCCTGCTCCATGGCTTCCTGACTTCTCTTGCCCTTCAAATATTCCTCCAGATACGGGGCAAAATTGTTGCCGATGTTTTTGGTGCCGGTCAGATAGGTGTTTTCCTGATTGCTGTTGTAGTTGGCCGTAATCACTTGCAGGGTAATAAGTACAATCAACAATAAAGGGGTAAAAAAAGCGACATTGAGCAGGATCTGAATTTTAGTGGTATAGCTGATCTTCAGGCGCCGCAAGCCGTACTTCAATGCATAAAGCCCAATGATGCCGATAACATACAGGACCAGGATCAAGTACAAAAACGAAAAATTGGAGATAATGCTTTTGAAAGGATACGACTTAGACGAAACGATCATGTATCGTTTATTTTTATCTTGGCTGCCTACATGCTTATAGTCATTTAATTGGATACCTTGTTCAAACAGCACCGGATTCTCCAGTTCCTGCACCGGCATTTTGCGGTCATAATTATAGCTTCCGGAGCTGTAAATGAGGTTTTTATTGGTATCATATACGGCATAGCTGTACTGACGGGTCTCGGGGGCCTGAACAAATTTCTTGTCCATCAGCAGTTCCGGATAAACATTTTTGGCCTGATCCTCGCGCGGATTAAGATTGAGCACCACCCGACCCACTAAAACGGAATCTTTACGAATATCAATCAAACTCAGGTATTGTTTCCTGAAATTGTTAACAAGGTCATTGATAAAATAGAGAGAGGGGTATTTTGTGCGGTATTTGGGCTGGCGGTATACTTTAGTATAGTTTTCAAATGTTTCCCCGGAAATTGAAGTATCCAGCGGCTGTCCGTCTGCCTGAAAGGAAATGACTTCAATGTCATATTTATCAAAATACTTATCTAAGTGAATACTCTTCACGATTTGCTGGATTCGCTCTCTTGATAAAATCGTATCGTTGATAAATGAATTTTGTATTTCTGCATCTTTGCTGATGGATTCTTTGGCACGATCCAACAGAAATTCGCCCAGGCCGTCGTTTTCGGAAATGATTTGTCGGCCAAATTCTTTTTTGTTACTGATGTCCTTTTGCTCTTCTTCATTATAAACTACGTAGGTAGTCACAAGGGCCCAAAAGAAGGCCCCCATGAAATAATAAATGGTGGTTCTGTAACGAAATGTATACAGAATACGCGGGAAACGCGAAAAATACAGTAACAGAAAATAAAGGGCGTGTACCGCAAAGATCCACTTTAGATGGATTTGCAAAACCACCAAAAACAATACGATTATGACATTGCTTCCCGTAAAAATCAGAATCCCCGGCAGCTTTTTTGGATTGAATCGAATGAAGAGCCCCACCAGCAAATGAGTGCATAGAAAGTAGATGCTTGAAATAAGTACAAAAATAATCAGGCAGGCCAACTTAAGGACTGAAAAAGAAATACTCAGGGTAATATCAAGCGTAAATTGTGATTTTTCATAAATGTTGTTAAGCTCCAATAAACTTACGTAAAACACGCCAAAGCTGAGAACGATAAATGAGAAGGAAAAAAAAGGTTGCAGCTTTTTGGAGGCGTTTACTAAAGAAAGGTAGGTTTTGGAACGGAAATAAAAATCAGCCACATAAAGTGCTAAGATAAAGCAGACCAAACAATTCAGTAAAAGGTCGCCGAGGGAAGGCGCAATAGGAGAAGAGGCGTAGAATTTTGGGTTAAATAAGTCCGTTTCTGAAAATAAAAACGGAATGCCAAAATAGAGCATTCCTGCCCGTAACAGGAGCAAATACACGGTGAGCAGCAAAAAAGCCTGCTCGTAGCGCTTTTGTTTACTTAGCGTAAAAACCCATTTGAAAATGTAAATTCCAAACAATACCGCTGCCAATACGCCCCATGTTATGGTTTTGAAAGGAGTGGTCTGATTGCGAAAAGATTCAAATTTTGGGGGAATGATGGAAAACAGAAAGCGATTATTGTTATCCAGTACATTCTGATACGCCGGCCCGAAATTGGTCGAGATCAGTTCGGGGTCTACTGTAAAAAGGGCTGTATTGTAGCCGGATTGCAGGTAGTTATTTTCGTTCTTATAATATCGGTACAAACTAATGACCGAAACGACATCAATGCGGTCGTTGGAACGGTTCAACTGTCGGCGGCTGACCAGGTATTTACTCCGGTCAAAAGAAACCAGTTGTGTTCGAGCTATTTTTCGAATGGATTCATACTCCGGAATGAAACGATAATCTGACCAAAAGATCAAACGACCGTTTTGGTAAACATAATAAGGGTAGTTGGTTGATTGACGCAGATCGGAAAATTGAGTAGCAGTATTTCGTGAAACCAAATCGGTGATTCGCGCCAATTCCTCCTGCGATACCGAAAGCTCATGCCTGATACGTTCTTTAACGGCGGAAAAATACGTCTCTTCAGCCGCCCCCAATGCACCTCTTTCAAAGAAAAAGAAAGACAGTAGCGCTAAGACCAACGAAGCTGAAGCCAAATAGGCTAAAATATGTTTGCTGATTTTCTGCACGAAATGCTAAAAAAGTAGTTTTGCCGATTTTACAAATGCAGTCCTAAAATCGTGCCAAAAGTTAGTAATGTACAAATAAGTATCTATAATAAGTTATAGAAGTTGGCAGGCAGGAAACATTATTTCACCAACGTAAATCCGCTGCCCGCTTCGGTTTCCTCATAGTCTACCTCAGTGCCGATGACGTACATTAAATGGCGCTTATCAATAATGACCTTGATGGATTCTATGGTATATACGTGGTCGTTTTCGGTAGGCAGGTCAAAGCCCAATAAAAACTGGGCACCGCAGCCTCCTCCTTTCATGCCCACTCTCAGCCCATACGTGTCGGGAATTTTATGGATGCGTAAGGTGTCGGCAATCTCTTGACGGGCAAGGGTCGAAATTCGGATGGGGTTGGCAGGGGTCATGGCACTTTTATTCGTTTATCCGCAAAAGTACGTACTATTTTGCCGACAGTTTGCGTTCTTTGCGGAGACTCTTGAACAGTAAACAAACAACAAACGAATGGAAATAGTCACCGACCTATTGAAAATTTTGCTTCCGGCAGCCTTGGTATTGTACGCTATGTATTTGACCGTGACTGCTTTTCTGAAAAAACAATTTGCAGATAAACAGCTCGAGAACCGAAGTAAAAAAATAGAGATTACCCTACCTATTCGTTTGCAGGCTTATGAGCGAATGTGCCTTTTTCTCGAAAGAATCAGCCCTAATAATCTTCTCATCCGTTTGAACGGTTCTGCTACGCAGGCCATTGAATTTCAGCAGATTTTAATGCGGGAAATACGGGAAGAATTCAATCACAATCTGTCGCAACAGGTGTACATGAGCCACGAAGCGTGGGAGCAGGTACGGGCCGCGCAGCAGGAAGTAATCACGCTGATTAATCAGGCCGCGTCTGAGGTAGCTTCCGATGCTGCACCGCTGGATTTGGCCAAGAAGATCTTTGAGAAAATTATTCAGGAAAACCGAAATCCTACCGCCTCAGCCCTCAAGTTTATCAAAGACGAAATTCAGCAGGAATTATTGGATTGAAAACCGTTCAGATGAGCCTTATTTATTGACCCACAGCTTTTGGGTTACCCGGCCTCGGCCCGTTGTCCCGGCATACGAAACAAAATAAAGACCCGTTTGGAGTTCATGTCGAGGTTTGATCGTCAGGCTGTTAGTGTTGGTTGCCTGAATATCAAACGGAATTTCCTGACCCAGCAGCGTAGAAAGACGAAGTCCGTCCAGCTCAAGATTGTCAAATTGCAGTTTTATTGCCTGCCCATCCGAAGGATTGGGATAAATAACAAACCGTGATGCCGCATTTTGAGGACTGACGGCAATGATCTTTGAATATTCCGTCGCCCGGTCTTTGTCTACCTGTTTCAGTCGATAGTAATTAACGCCCGGCAGGGGGGCTTCATCCAAAAAACTGTATTCGATCAGTTGCTTGGAATCTCCGGCGGAAGTGAGGCGACCCAGCGATGTAAACTCTCTTAGATCTGTACTGCGTTCTATTTGAAAATAATCGCTGTTGGATTCGGAGGCGGTAGCCCATTGAAGACGAACGCGTTCTTTTTCCGCCTTTCCGCGAAAATAGAGCAACTGTACCGGAACAATACTGGCCCAGGATAAATCCGTCAGAAACATACTTTGAGAGGTGGTGGCTCCGTTTCGGACGTTATCACCGCTGTTGAAGGCAAGGGTTAACTTTTTAATGCCCACGCCCGGAAAAGAAATAGTTGAACGTGAACTGTCTAAGGGATCAGCATTGAAGCCGGACAGAATGCGTATGGTAGGTTCGGAGCCGTTGGTTAAAAAAGCAAAATTCTGATTATATGAAATGCTTGGCGTAACACCTTTATCGCCTTCACCATAGCCGGCAATAAGAATTCGGTCCTGATAATTACTGAAACTTAACTCCCGGTCTATTCCAAGAACGCTGAAGGATAAATTGGTGACCGGCTCGCTGAATGTAAACGTAACTCCGACGGCTTCTGTACGATTCCCCAACGTAAAGTTTAACCATAATCCGCGGGCATCATTACGAGGGGTTCGATTGCTGAATCGATTGACATTGCCCGTAACTGTAGCCGTAACCGTAACGGGAGGTGTACCGATACTGCTGAATGTTTGCATCAAAGCGCCATCCGGTGTCCAGGGCGTAATATCTGTATTAGAAGAAAAATCAATAAACCCCTGTCCAAATGTGAATGTGGAATAAGAAATGACCAGCAGTGTTAAAAGTCTCCTCATACCGTAAAAACGATTATGCATCCTGCTTTTTGGTTGATTTACAGAATATATACGCAATAAAAGAAGCAAAGATAGACAAACTTTGCAAAAAAGCAGTTATTTG
Above is a window of Runella slithyformis DSM 19594 DNA encoding:
- a CDS encoding DUF819 family protein, whose product is MPLFKDSLPILAVLMINIILSERLARLPYLRHMGTALIVILLTAVTSNLGLIPASADSPPIYDGIFTYLAPISIFYLLLTVNLKGLQKAGTPMIVSFFLGTAGTILGVVVGIWAIGGLKGFGEFYYALGGMFTGTYIGGSTNFNALALHYAINKEGNVYAAAVAVDNILTALWMVATLLLPQLFNRFFPRRIEYNHTAEQAHQFEKDASAQVSDVETFNPQDLAILVGLGAVGLYVSKQLAALIPQVPQVLILTTLALVLAQLPVVQRLRGMKVLAMFCIYLFLAVIGAFCDIEALLKDGPLAISMMVFVTTLIAVHAIIIFGVGALMKQDWDVLSIASQANIGGSASALALSKSLNRPDLYLPGILVGALGNAIGTYCGLFVAEFLKTVSW
- the murI gene encoding glutamate racemase — its product is MQGPIGVFDSGYGGLTILKELVKQLPQYDYLYLGDNARAPYGTRSFDTVYHYTLECVKHLFSKGCHLVILACNTASAKALRNIQQLDLPHIAPERRVLGVIRPTTEVVGTFTDTKHIGIFATAGTVLSESYLVEIKKFFPDIEVAQEACPMWVPLIENGEFDSAGADYFVKKHVKHLLAQSPEIDAVLLGCTHYPLLIKKIRQFLPPSIRIINQAEIVAYSLSDYLQRHPELEAKCSKNGQRTFYTTDSTEAFDRQSAVFFGQEVKSLHQDLGK
- a CDS encoding ABC transporter permease; protein product: MNLFKISWANLKDKKLNSFLSALLMTLGIGIISMLLLLNKQLDEQFRRNIKGIDMVVGAKGSPLQLILSSIYQIDSPTGNVSLDEAQRVMKNPLVKTAIPLAMGDNYMSYRIVGTSPKYPNHFEATVKEGKLFATTMEATLGARVASVTGLKIGDTFSGAHGFDNMDDVHSNKKYKVVGIFETNNSVIDQLILTDISSVWSIHEHADAPGQGANVTDMLTGADADSAHTDDPSQEITSLLVKFRNPMGMVALPRFINENTKMQAASVAFEINRLFSLLGIGIDTLRAIALIIILIAGVSVFISLYNSLKERKYEMALMLSMGATRTKLFVMLLLEGIMLALVGYGAGVLLSRVGLWLFSRAAESDYHYSFADFSLLPEEILLLGGAILIGILAAAIPSLGIYRINLSRTLAEE
- a CDS encoding universal stress protein, yielding MKKILVPTDFSGFAHNALEVAADLALKTNAEIILLHANEKMVTATPMAEYYLYDKAIEDEYLDMVTESLKKTLVEIADNGKFARVKIQTAVIGGPMVGVIEDFVKDHAIDLVVMGTRGVSGMEEFIVGSNTEKVIRRVKCPVLAIPNLPSSFNKIVFPTTLKADQIPAFAAFAELQNIFKGEVSLLYINDPGHFKNTEAMEAQKEFLVKESGLKNAALFISDTEVFNEEDAILDFAYQNKADLIVMGTHQRRGLAHLFMGSMTEDTVNHSDIPVLSLSIK
- a CDS encoding sensor histidine kinase: MQKISKHILAYLASASLVLALLSFFFFERGALGAAEETYFSAVKERIRHELSVSQEELARITDLVSRNTATQFSDLRQSTNYPYYVYQNGRLIFWSDYRFIPEYESIRKIARTQLVSFDRSKYLVSRRQLNRSNDRIDVVSVISLYRYYKNENNYLQSGYNTALFTVDPELISTNFGPAYQNVLDNNNRFLFSIIPPKFESFRNQTTPFKTITWGVLAAVLFGIYIFKWVFTLSKQKRYEQAFLLLTVYLLLLRAGMLYFGIPFLFSETDLFNPKFYASSPIAPSLGDLLLNCLVCFILALYVADFYFRSKTYLSLVNASKKLQPFFSFSFIVLSFGVFYVSLLELNNIYEKSQFTLDITLSISFSVLKLACLIIFVLISSIYFLCTHLLVGLFIRFNPKKLPGILIFTGSNVIIVLFLVVLQIHLKWIFAVHALYFLLLYFSRFPRILYTFRYRTTIYYFMGAFFWALVTTYVVYNEEEQKDISNKKEFGRQIISENDGLGEFLLDRAKESISKDAEIQNSFINDTILSRERIQQIVKSIHLDKYFDKYDIEVISFQADGQPLDTSISGETFENYTKVYRQPKYRTKYPSLYFINDLVNNFRKQYLSLIDIRKDSVLVGRVVLNLNPREDQAKNVYPELLMDKKFVQAPETRQYSYAVYDTNKNLIYSSGSYNYDRKMPVQELENPVLFEQGIQLNDYKHVGSQDKNKRYMIVSSKSYPFKSIISNFSFLYLILVLYVIGIIGLYALKYGLRRLKISYTTKIQILLNVAFFTPLLLIVLITLQVITANYNSNQENTYLTGTKNIGNNFAPYLEEYLKGKRSQEAMEQELGKIARDANVDINFFNQEGNLTITTEPLIYEIKLLSKWLNPEAYIHLLQDRENEILLDESLGEKQYRTAYVTVRARNTSKPLGILSIPYFDSKPELDRQIIEVISTILSVFAIMFLLFLAISYWASNLLTIPLRILTQKIRRINLHQLNEPVNWKSDDEIGLLVGSYNQMLKKLDESKEELAKNEKQSAWREMAKQVAHEIKNPLTPMKLTIQQLQRTMLRDLPPNLPQNERIKRTFESLIDQIDNISDIATSFSDFAKMPLPKNELFEISSVLNKAADLYADDTKIILRRDIQTRRVNVIGDRQLIGRIITNLIINGIQSVPPGRRPEILLRLRVDEGNVYIEVQDNGNGIPESIRAKVFLPNFSTKQDGSGLGLAIAKRGVEHAGGTIWFETEEGTGTTFFLSLPLTHSSRPVEVSLS
- a CDS encoding HesB/IscA family protein, with product MTPANPIRISTLARQEIADTLRIHKIPDTYGLRVGMKGGGCGAQFLLGFDLPTENDHVYTIESIKVIIDKRHLMYVIGTEVDYEETEAGSGFTLVK
- a CDS encoding DUF7935 family protein, giving the protein MEIVTDLLKILLPAALVLYAMYLTVTAFLKKQFADKQLENRSKKIEITLPIRLQAYERMCLFLERISPNNLLIRLNGSATQAIEFQQILMREIREEFNHNLSQQVYMSHEAWEQVRAAQQEVITLINQAASEVASDAAPLDLAKKIFEKIIQENRNPTASALKFIKDEIQQELLD
- a CDS encoding T9SS type A sorting domain-containing protein, yielding MRRLLTLLVISYSTFTFGQGFIDFSSNTDITPWTPDGALMQTFSSIGTPPVTVTATVTGNVNRFSNRTPRNDARGLWLNFTLGNRTEAVGVTFTFSEPVTNLSFSVLGIDRELSFSNYQDRILIAGYGEGDKGVTPSISYNQNFAFLTNGSEPTIRILSGFNADPLDSSRSTISFPGVGIKKLTLAFNSGDNVRNGATTSQSMFLTDLSWASIVPVQLLYFRGKAEKERVRLQWATASESNSDYFQIERSTDLREFTSLGRLTSAGDSKQLIEYSFLDEAPLPGVNYYRLKQVDKDRATEYSKIIAVSPQNAASRFVIYPNPSDGQAIKLQFDNLELDGLRLSTLLGQEIPFDIQATNTNSLTIKPRHELQTGLYFVSYAGTTGRGRVTQKLWVNK